One window of Solea senegalensis isolate Sse05_10M unplaced genomic scaffold, IFAPA_SoseM_1 scf7180000014077, whole genome shotgun sequence genomic DNA carries:
- the LOC122760831 gene encoding dual specificity protein phosphatase 19-like, with translation MQSLTQEIQSFSRTRLRKQCTRVTSLSGRRIIETWKGSTITVVEDSAPIEKMLGYVPDTSWDLQVGVVKPFLLLGSQDAAHDFNTLRKHKVSHVLNVAFGVENVFPDLFIYKTVSILDQPDADLLLHVQDCCDFIQQAHTEKGVVLVHCNTGVSRAPSVVIAYLMSCDGRSFDDALSLVRSARPASSPNPGFLDQLKSFRTETAANASKP, from the exons ATGCAGTCGCTGACGCAGGAGATCCAGAGTTTCTCTCGGACTCGGCTGAGGAAACAGTGCACACGCGTGACGTCGCTGAGCGGCCGACGCATCATCGAGACCTGGAAAGGTTCCACCATCACTGTGGTGGAAGACTCCGCCCCCATAGAGAAGATGCTGGGATACGTCCCCGACACTTCCTGGGACCTGCAGGTGGGCGTGGTCAAACCTTTCCTGCTGCTGg gttctCAGGATGCTGCTCATGACTTCAACACTCTGAGGAAACACAAA GTGTCTCACGTCCTGAACGTGGCGTTCGGCGTGGAGAACGTGTTCCCGGACCTCTTCATTTATAAGACGGTCAGTATTCTGGATCAGCCTGATGCAGATCTGCTGCTCCACGTCCAGGACTGTTGTGACTTCATCCAGCAGGCTCACACTGAG AAAGGCGTGGTTCTGGTCCACTGTAACACCGGCGTGTCCCGGGCACCGTCTGTGGTCATCGCCTACCTGATGTCATGTGACGGTCGGTCTTTCGACGACGCCCTCTCATTGGTCAGATCGGCTCGGCCCGCCTCCTCGCCCAACCCCGGCTTCCTGGATCAGCTGAAAAGCTTCAGAACAGAGACGGCGGCGAACGCGTCCAAACcctga